The genomic region TGGTGTCAGGCCGATGCGATCGGAGCGGACGTCAGGCGCTCGCCCGTCTCGGCGTCGAACACGTGCACGTGGTGCGGCACCGGGGCCAGGATGACGGTCTCGCCCGCGTTCGCGTGGTTGCGGCCGTCGACGCGCGCGACGATGTCGGTGCGCTTGCCGTGGATGTCGGTGTGCCCGTACAGGTAGCCGTCGGCGCCGAGCTCCTCGACGAGGTCGACGACGACCGAGAGGCCCTTGCCGTCCTCGGGGTTGACGATGATGTCCTCGGGGCGGACGCCGGCGGTGACCTCGCTGCCGTGGGCCTTGTCGGTGGCGTCGTCGATGCCGACCAGTCGGGTGCCGAACTGGATGCCGCCCTCGGCGAGCGGAACCGGGAACAGGTTCATCGCCGGCGAGCCGATGAAGCCGGCCACGAAGACGTTCTGCGGCTTCTCGTACAGGTCGCGCGGGGTGCCGACCTGCTGCAGCAGTCCGTCCTTGAGGACCGCGATGCGGTCGCCCATCGTCAGGGCCTCGGTCTGGTCGTGGGTCACGTAGACCGTGGTGACGCCGAGGCGGCGCTGGAGCGACGCGATCTGCGTGCGCGTCTGGACGCGGAGCTTGGCGTCGAGGTTCGACAGCGGCTCGTCCATGAGGAACACCTGGGGCTGGCGGACGATCGCGCGGCCCATCGCGACGCGCTGGCGCTGACCGCCGGACAGGGCCTTCGGCTTGCGGGTCAGGTACTGCTCGAGGTCGAGCAGCTTCGCGGCCTCGAGGACGCGCTGCGCGCGCTCGTCCTTGCCGACACCGGCGATCTTCAGGGCGAAGCCCATGTTCTCGGCGACGGTCATGTGCGGGTACAGCGCGTAGTTCTGGAACACCATCGCGATGTCGCGGTCCTTGGGAGCGACATCGGTGACGTCGCGGTCGCCGATGAGGATGCGGCCCGAGTTGACCTCTTCGAGGCCGGCCAGCATGCGCAGGGACGTGGACTTGCCGCAACCGGACGGGCCGACGAGAACGAGGAACTCGCCGTCCTCGATCTCGAGGTTGAGCTTGTCGACGGCGGGGCGCGTGCCCCCGGGGTACAGACGCGTCGCGTTGTCGAAAGTGACGGTCGCCATTGATTCTTCTCCTTCACCGGCAGGTACGTGCCGGACGATCCGTAGTGAGGATGAACGGGGGCTAGCCCGTACGCCCGCCATCGGGCGTACCCATCAGTATGCCATGACGGCGGGTCTCCATCGGTTTCGGCTCCTGTGGAGCGCCTGTCTGGGCATTTCCCAGACACCCTGGCTAGCATCGACTCCGGCCGCGCCCGTGCGGTCTCTGCAGCGTGCCGGTCCCCACAGTCAGCCCCCGAGAGGTTCCATGTCGAGCGACGATCCTTCGAATGCGCCGAGCCCGAGCGAGCGTCGGGACGCCGTTCGCGAGAAGGCGCAGCAGGTGCACGCCCGGCAGCGCCGCGCCCGTCGCATCCGCGCAGCGGTGATCTCGCTGGTCGCGGTCGTCGTCGTCGCCGTGACCGCGTCGGTCGTCACGTGGGTCGTATCCTCGGACGCCTCGCAGCCGATGCTGTCGCCGTCGAACATGACCGACGACGGCTTCGCGGTGACCTCGGTCGCCGGCGTCGCGCTCAGCAGCGACGTCCAGCAGGACGCCACGCCGAGCCCCTCGCCGAGCGACGAGCCCGAGCCCACGCCGACCGACCACCCCGTCATCGAGATCCGCGTCTACGTCGACTACCTCTCGACGGCGTCGCGCGACTTCCAGGTGGCGAACGTCCAGCAGCTGGCCAAGTGGGTCAGCGAGGACGCCGCGACGCTGACCTACTACCCGGTGTCGATGCTCACGGCGAAGTCCAACGGGACGAAGTACTCGCTGCGCGCCGCCGGCGCGGCCGCGTGCGTCGGCGCGCACTCGCCCGAGACCTTCTTCGCCTTCAACAACGCCCTGCTGGCACAGCAGCCGGAGGTCGGCACGGGAGGTTACGACGACAGCGAGCTGGCGTCGATGGCGATCGCGTCCGGTGCGCAGAACCCCAAGACGGTGCGCGAGTGCATCGAAGAGGGCGAGTACCGCGCGTGGGCGCAGGCCGCCACCGAGCGCGCGCTCGAGGGCCTGCCGGACACCGACATCGCCCTCACCGGGACGCCGACCGTGCTGGTGAACGGCTCGCCCTACGTCGGGTCGCTGACCGACCCCAAGGAGTTCTCGCAGTTCGTCCTGACGCTCGCGAGCGACGCCTACTACCAGGCGACGCCCACCCCCACGCCGACGGCCGAGCCGTAGAGTGCGCGGCCGACCGGCCGGGACGGCCCGGCGGCATCGCCCCGGTAGACTGGGCGCTCTGCCGACTTGGCGCAATTGGTAGCGCACCCGACTTGTAATCGGGCGGTTACGGGTTCGAGTCCCGTAGTCGGCTCGTGTTCTGCATCGACCCCGACTTGTCATCGCGCGGTGCGGGTTCGAGTCCCGTAGT from Microbacter sp. GSS18 harbors:
- the ugpC gene encoding sn-glycerol-3-phosphate ABC transporter ATP-binding protein UgpC yields the protein MATVTFDNATRLYPGGTRPAVDKLNLEIEDGEFLVLVGPSGCGKSTSLRMLAGLEEVNSGRILIGDRDVTDVAPKDRDIAMVFQNYALYPHMTVAENMGFALKIAGVGKDERAQRVLEAAKLLDLEQYLTRKPKALSGGQRQRVAMGRAIVRQPQVFLMDEPLSNLDAKLRVQTRTQIASLQRRLGVTTVYVTHDQTEALTMGDRIAVLKDGLLQQVGTPRDLYEKPQNVFVAGFIGSPAMNLFPVPLAEGGIQFGTRLVGIDDATDKAHGSEVTAGVRPEDIIVNPEDGKGLSVVVDLVEELGADGYLYGHTDIHGKRTDIVARVDGRNHANAGETVILAPVPHHVHVFDAETGERLTSAPIASA
- a CDS encoding thioredoxin domain-containing protein, with protein sequence MSSDDPSNAPSPSERRDAVREKAQQVHARQRRARRIRAAVISLVAVVVVAVTASVVTWVVSSDASQPMLSPSNMTDDGFAVTSVAGVALSSDVQQDATPSPSPSDEPEPTPTDHPVIEIRVYVDYLSTASRDFQVANVQQLAKWVSEDAATLTYYPVSMLTAKSNGTKYSLRAAGAAACVGAHSPETFFAFNNALLAQQPEVGTGGYDDSELASMAIASGAQNPKTVRECIEEGEYRAWAQAATERALEGLPDTDIALTGTPTVLVNGSPYVGSLTDPKEFSQFVLTLASDAYYQATPTPTPTAEP